Genomic window (Acidobacteriota bacterium):
CCCGATCGCGGTCGATGTGCGCGTTATCGTCGCCACCCATCACGATCTGGAGAAGCTCCTTCGCGATGGAAAGTTTCGACAGGACCTCTTTCATCGCGTATTCGTGTTTCCGTTGCGTCTCCCTCCCTTGCGCGAACGCCGCGAAGATATCCCGACGCTGGTCGATCACTTCGCGCGGCAAGTCAGCGCCGCGAATGGATGGAAGCCGATAAAATTCGCGCCTGACGCAATCGCAGCGCTGGAGGACTATCCCTGGCCCGGTAACGTTCGCGAATTGCGCAATGCCGTCGAACGCCTGATGCTGCTCGCGCCTTCTGACGAAGTAACCGCGGAAACCGTGGAATTGGCATTGCCGGCCTCCGCGGCCAGTTCCGATTCAACCGTAGGCGGCACGGGGCCGCTCGCCGACCGCGTCCGTTCATTCGAGAAGCAGACTATCCTCGCGGAACTCAAGCGCAATCACAATCAGATCTCAAACACGGCACGCGCGCTGGGACTGGAGCGGTCACATCTGTACAAGAAGGCAGAGCAGGTTGGGATTGATTTGAAGGCGGTACGGAATGATGGGGACCACTGACACCGTTTGCAATTCCCTGCCCACAAATACGACAATCAACACCACCCATGATCCAGTCAACCGAAACTCGCTCCACCAGCCCCTTTAACCCCGGCGCAATTGTCATCGTGACATTGCACACTCCCCGGGAGAAATTTTGGGGGGCCATCCTCAGCCTTTCGGGCGAGGGGCTGAGCGTCCGCGGCGTGGATTTGATTTCTTTTGACGATCTGATCTCGACGATCAAGAGCGGCGATTCGTTCACGTCCGGCGTAATCTTCTTTCCCATGCACCGCATCGAGCGCATGGAACTGGACTTGCCCGAGAGCAACATTCTTTCGCTCAGCCAGCGCTTTGCGCAGCAGACGGGTCAGGATCCTGCTCCACTTTTGACCGGTGGATATCTCGGGGAAGGCCGGGAATGAATATCCGCCAGATCCTGACTGCGCCCAATCAGCTGACGCTCTTGCGGATGATCTTCCTTCCATTCATCGTGATCAATCTTGTGGGCCATCACTTTGTGTGGGCACTGGTGCTCTTTGTCCTGGCAGGACTCAGTGATGGACTCGATGGATTGCTGGCACGCACGCTTCATCAGCAAACACAACTCGGCCAATATCTCGACCCGATCGCCGACAAGCTCTTGATGAGCACCATGTTTTTGGTGCTTTCCATCGAATACCGGGCACTGGTGCCGTGGAAATATACGGTCGTGGTGTTCAGCCGGGATATCTCGATTCTGCTGATCAGTGGCGTGCTCTTTATGATTGCCGGCCTAAAGGATTTTCGTCCCAGTATTTTCGGGAAGGCCAACACTTTTGCCCAGGTAGCCGCAATCTTCTTTACTCTGCTGCTCCTGGTGATGCCGGTGGTGTGGGTGGACATTGCGCGCAAGACTTTCTTGAAAGCTACTTTCTTGTTCACCATTCTGTCCGCCGTGCACTATGCGTTCCTGGTGCAGCATCGCTTACGAGAACATGGACACCACTCAGAGCCAAAGACGTAAAGCGCTCCGAGACTCTCGTTTGCCCCATTTTCACGCAACCCCTAAAATGATGGATTCATAACCTAACTGCGAAATCATCCATGGGACTGCACCTCTACAACACACTCTCCGCAAAGGTCGAAGAATTCCAGCCATTGCAGCCCAACCGGGTCCGCATGTATGCGTGCGGGCCGACGGTTTACGACTACGGTCACATCGGAAACTTCCGGACATTCATCGCTGTCGATCTGCTGTACCGTTTTCTGCGGCAGAGCGGGTATGACGTCCGCTACGTGATGAACATTACCGATGTTGATGACAAAATCATCCGCAACGCAGCGCGCGATGGCGTGACCGTGCAGCAGTACACGGCGAAATACGAGCAGGCTTTTCTGGAAGACTCCAATGTCCTGAATATCGAGCGACCGGTGCTGGTGCGAGCGACGGAGCACATTCCTCAGATGGCGGAGTTCATTGGGAAACTCGTCGAAAAAGGTATTGCCTATCGCACGGAAGACGGCTCTTACTATTTCCGGATCGCGAAGTTTCCCGAGTACGGAAAGTTGTCGAAAAAAGATTTTGCCGGGATGGAAGACGGCGCGCGCGTGGATGTCGACGAATACGAAAAAGACAGCGCCCGTGACTTCGCGCTATGGAAAGCTCCGAAACCCGGCGAGGCTTCGTGGGATACGGCGATCGGACCGGGACGTCCGGGGTGGCACATTGAATGTTCCGTGATGTCGATGGGCGAACTCGGGCCGAGTTTCGATCTGCACGCTGGCGGCGAAGACTTGATTTTTCCGCATCACGAAAATGAAATTGCTCAGTCCGAGGCGCTCACCTGCCAGCCGTTTGCGCGTTTCTGGTTTCATGCACGCTTCTTGCTCGTCGAAGGCGAGAAGATGTCGAAGAGCCTGGGAAACTTTTTCACAATTCGCGATCTTGTGCTCAAGGGACACAAGCCGTCTTCGATTCGATGGCTGCTCACGTCAGTTCCCTATCGCAACCAGCTGAACTTCACGTTCGAAGGACTGAAATCGGCGGCCAGTTCGGTCGAGAAGTTGCGCAATTTTCGATTTCGCCTGACCAGCGCTCCTCTTCAAGACGACGCGAATGCAGCAATGGCGCAACTCGCGAGTGAAACGGTCGAAAGAATCAAAGGCGCGCTGGACGATGATCTGAATACTGCGCAGGCACAGGCTGCAATTTTTGACATGGTTCGGAAGGCAAATGCTGCCCTCGAAGCGGGCGAGGTTCGTAAAAATGATGTTCCGCTATTGCTCGGGGCACTCGAGAAATTTGATGGCGTGTTCAGCGTCCTGCAAGATGATGACCAACAAAAAATGAGAGCCATCCTGGATTGGGCGAAGAGCGTGGGTCGAGAGCAGGAGGCGAGTCCCGAATTGCTCGCCATCGCCGGCTCCACGCAACTTTCAGACGATCAGGTCAATCAGAAGATCGCCGAAATGGAAGCCGCTCGCAAGAGCCGCAACTTCAAAGTCTCCGACACACTTCGGGCGGAACTGACGGCGGCCGGCATCATCGTCGAGAACACGAAAGAAGGCGTGCGGTGGAGGCGGAAATGATTTCTAGTTTCGCCGGGCGCTTCGCTACAGATCATTCATAACAGGCCGCGGGCTTGTTCGTACGCGTGAGCAACACGCAACAACGTCGCCTCGTCAAAGTGCTTCCCGAACAATTGCAATCCGATGGGCAGCTTTTCGCCACTCTCTCCGCACGGCACCGAAATCCCGGGAATCCCCGCAAGGTTCGCCGTCACCGTATAGATGTCGGCGAGATACATTGCCAGCGGATCATTCACTTTTTCTCCCAACCGAAACGCCGGCGTTGGACAGGTAGGCGCGGCAATCACGTCAACCTTCTTGAACGCCTCGTCGAAATCGTGAGTTATTAACGTGCGGACCTTCTGCGCCTTCAAGTAATAGGCATCGTAGTAGCCCGCGCTGAGGACGTATGTGCCCAGCATGATGCGGCGCTTCACTTCCATCCCGAATCCGCCGTCACGCGTCTGTCGATACATGTCGGAGAGCGTGCGAGCGTTGTGTGTTCGGAATCCATAGCGGACACCGTCGTAGCGTGCCAGGTTCGAGGACGCCTCCGCGGTCGCGACAATGTAATACGTGGGAACCGCGTATTCAGTGTGCGGCAACGAGATGGGGACAATCTCACATTCCATGTCCGCCAGCTTTTGAATCGCAGTCTCGACCGCAACGCGAACTTCGGGATCGAGTCCGTCGCCAAAATATTCCTTGGCAATTCCAACTTTCAGGCCTTTGACCGGCTTTTCCAGTTCCGCCACATAGTCAGGCACCGGTACGTCAGCGGACGTCGAATCCATGGGATCGCGCCCCGCGATGGTGCGCAAAACCAGCGCCGCTTCTTTCACGGTATTCGCGAAGGGCCCGATATGGTCGAGAGAAGAGGCGAATGCAATCAATCCGTAACGCGAAACGCGCCCGTAGGTTGGCTTGAGTCCGACGACTCCGCAAAAAGATGCGGGCTGCCGGATGGAGCCTCCGGTGTCGGAGCCGAGCGTGACCACGGCCATGCTTGCGGCAACGGCGGCGGCCGATCCTCCAGACGATCCTCCGGGCACGCGACTTTTATCACGCGGATTATGCACGGGATGATAGGCCGAATTTTCGTTGGACGATCCCATGGCGAACTCGTCGCAGTTGAGCTTGCCGAGCACGACCGCTCCCGCCGCTTCCATGCGAGCGACTGCCGTGCAGTCATAAGGGGGGATGAATTTTTCCAGGATCTTTGAGCCAGCCGTAGTGCGCACGTCGCGGGTGACCATCACATCTTTGATTGCGACGGGAACACCGGCGAGTGGCGGCAACGGATTCCCTGCTTCGGCGATGCGGTCGATCTTGGCGGCCCGGACATGCGCGCGCTCTTTTGAAAGCGTAAGGAAAGCGCCAATCTCGGGGTCTTCCTGCTTGATCCTTGTATAGAATTCCTCCGCCAAAGCGGTCGCAGTCGTACTGCGTTCCGCAATTGAGTTGCGGATACCATCAATGGTAAGGACGGTCGGCATCTACGCCTTTTCTCCGAGCGTGATGCCAAAGTACTGCGCCGGTCCGCTACCGATATTGCGGATACTGTGTTCCTCGTTGGACGCGATGAAAAACGCTGATCCGGGGCCAAGTGTGGCCGGCTTTCCCGCGATCGTCACTTCCAGAGTGCCGGAGCTGATCACGAACAGTTCTTCGCCCGCATGGCGATGCGGCGGATGCGGCATGGCGTTCGGTTCGAGAACTGTCTCATGGGCTTCCAGGTAGTCGCCCGTATGAGTACGGCCTTCGAGGATATCCCGGTACGCAGCTTCCTTTTCTTTCTGCACCGCCAAATCTTCGAAGCGATAGGTTTTCGACTTCAAGGATGGCAATTGCGATGCCCACGCCGATACCTGGCTTAGCAGTGCCAGCGACAGACAGGCTTTTCTTCGAGTCAATTCCATGTTGTCCTACCTCTCGATCACTTTAGGAACTTCAAAGAACGTGCCGTCGGTCTCGGGAGCGTTCTTCAAAGCGGTTTCATGCGGGAGTGAATCGCGCAGACCGTACCGGACGTCCTCGCGCATCGGGCTGCTGGGACGCTCGTGGCCGGCGTGGGTATCGTGCGGACCAACGCTGCTGGCAACCTGCGCCATGGGCGCGATCTCCTCCGTATTCAGTTCACTCAGACGGTCGATGTATTCCAGGATGGAGTTCAGATCGTGGAGCATCCGCGTACGTTCGTCGGCCGTGAGTTCCAGGTTGGCCAGATCAGCCACGTAGGCAACGTCTTTGTCGGTAACTTTCATTGTGACGTCTCTGATGCTGTCGTCATGGTATCTATTTTATCGATCTGTCATCCCGAGCGAAGCGAGGGATCTGCAGGTCAATGGGATTCTCTAACTCTTAACCACAAATTCAATCCGTCGCACAGGCGAAGCGGAATAGCGATTGACGACCGCAAGGTAGCGCGGGGCGAGCGACGACAATTCTTGACGCCATCCCCGGTCGGACACTTCTACGTAGAGAATTCCATCCGAAAATGCGATGGCTCGTGTCCGTTCGGCGACCGCACTGCCGCAAGCTACCGGCCACGCAAGCAATGGACTCTCTTGCGAGGGAGCCAAATGAAGGGCCTTGGCGACGATAGTTTCCAGGCGGTTTGCGGTGCGTTCCATGGAGTTTGCCTGCAATCACTCGGGATGAGAAGAGCAAATTGTAGCACTCGGCTGGAGCGGAAGAATTCGCTTCGCCGAGCATCGGAGCACCGCTATCCTGCTCTCTACAACGCGACAGCGGCCGCAGCCGCGGCTACCTTGGCGCGCTTCTTCGCGATCTTGCGCAGATGCGCCGCGGAGTACATGCTGCCCCGGCATCTTGGCATGCGGCAATAGCACGGAGCATCGTCTTCGCCGTCAAACAGGCAGTAGTCGTAGGTCAGCTCTTCTCCGGATTTGATGTCGCGCAGAGCGATGATCCAAACGTGTCCCGCAATGATGTCGGTCTCGCAATTGGGCTGACAGGAATGGTTGATAAACGCGGCGACTCCGTAGCCATCGACCACGTGTTTCCCGCTATCAAGGCCGAAAAGATACGTCATGGGCACGTCATCATAAAGATCGTCAGCCTGCTCGTTGCTCAAGCGTTCGCCGATGTACTCGACGACGAGAGTGCCTTTACGGATAGCAGCGGTCGTGTAGCAACCACAGGAATGAATGCGAGACTCACGAAGGATGAGGGCCATGGCGGACGTAACAATCTTTATCACAGTCCCACCGGGTTGAGGCAATAGGGAGTCTCCGATTTGGGTTATCCCGGATTCCGTTGCCTCAAGACTTCACAAGAAATCATTGCCGGGCGTACAGCCACTCAGGCTCCCTCGCTGCTAAGATGCGGAGGGAGGCCGCACTCATGGCACATCAACATCCCCCACGGTTCTTGAAGATTGTCGAAGACGCGAAGCAGCGCGTGCGCGAGACCAATGTCGACGAGATCAAAGCGCGCCTTGATCGCCACGACAAATTTGTTCTGGTTGACGTCCGGGAAGATCACGAATATGACAAGGATCATCTGCCTGGGGCGGTCCACCTGGGTAGAGGGATCATCGAACGCGACATCGAAGGCAAGTATCCGGATCTCGCGACCCCGCTGGTGCTCTATTGCGGCGGCGGTTTCCGCTCGGCGCTGGCCGCTGACAACCTGCAGAAAATGGGTTACACCAACGTCCTCTCGATGGACGGCGGAATCCGCGACTGGCGAGAGAAAGCGTTTCCACTCGAATCATCGAAGTAAGTCCGGCGCCGAGTTTTCTTCTGTAATCGCTGCGGCCTCTGTGGTTAAAGCGTGGACTTCCTAACCACAGAGGATTTGGAAGGTAACCGAGGAATACCCTCTCATGAATCGTCCAAAATCCTTTACAGCGATGCACTTCCGCGCTCCTGACCAATTGCGTTACGGTCGCTTATCTGAAAAAATACCCGTGGGTTCCCTCTAATGTCTCAGATTGGAAGCTTTGCGCTCCTGTTGGCGCTGGGGCTTAGTTCGTATTCATTCCTCGCCGGTCTTGTAGCTTTGTTTGGCCGCGACGCCGGATCGATGCGCCTGGGTGAAACCGCCCGCAGGGCTGGGATTGCCGCATTTGGCGCCGTCCTGCTGGCAGCGACTGTTCTGGTCACGGCCGCGTTTCGCGACGACTTCTCGATCGCCTACATTTTCCATCACAGCAATCGCGACCTCCCGGGCGCTTACAAGTTCGCCGTGCTCTGGTCTGGACAAGAAGGGTCGTTGCTGTTCTGGTCGCTGCTCTTAGCCGGATATGGATTCGTCCTGCGCCTGCGCTACAAGACCGACCAGCGTCTGTTCGCGCACGCCTCCGTCGTGATTGCGGCAGTGCAAGTCTTCTTCCTGCTGATTCTGAATTTCGCGGCGCACCCATTCGGCATTATCGAAGGCACTCTCCCGCAGGACGGCACTGGATTGAATCCCCTGCTGCAGTATCCGGAGATGGTGATCCATCCTCCCATGCTGTATCTCGGATACGTCGGATTCACGGTTCCCTTCGCGTTCGCGCTGGGTGCGCTGATCATGAAGTATCCCGGCGAAAAGTGGATTCAGATCACGCGCCGCTGGACCATGGTGACGTGGTGCTTCCTGACGATCGGAGTTTTTCTCGGCGCGCACTGGGCCTACGCCGTGCTTGGCTGGGGCGGTTACTGGGGATGGGATCCAGTGGAAAATGCCTCTCTCATGCCCTGGCTGACCGGCACCGCCTTTCTGCATTCGGTGATGATGCAGGAAAAACGCGGCATGCTGAAAGTCTGGAACATGTGGCTGATTTTCGGCACATTCCTGCTGTCGTTGCTCGGCACTTTCCTGACGCGCTCGGGCGTCATCAGTTCGGTGCATGCGTTCGCGCAGTCCTCGATCGGCGACTGGTTCATTGTCTTCATGGCCCTGACCCTCGCCACCTGCATGTTCTTTTTCGTGAAGAACAAGTCGCATTTGAAGAGCGAGCACAAACTGGAATCGCTGGTCTCGCGCGAATCAAGCTTTCTATTTAACAATCTGCTGTTGCTGGTGGCCTGCTTCACGGTGCTTTGGGGAACGTTTTTCCCGATCCTGTCGGAGTGGGTGCAAGGCCATAAAGTCACGGTCGGAGCGCCATTTTTCAATCGCGTCGCGGTTCCGGTGGCGTTGTTACTGTTGCTGCTGACTGCGGTCGGCCCTCTGCTGGCATGGCGCAAAACATCGGTCGACAGTCTCAAACGAAATTTTCTCCTTCCCGCGATTGGATCGGTGGCAGTCGGCGTCGCGATGATTATCTTCGGCGTTCGCCCCTGGGAAGATCCTTCCTTCTTCTACGCAACCATGGCGGCCGTGCTCTCGATGCTGGTGATCTTCACGGTCATCTCTGAGTTCATTCGCGGAGGAAGGGTCATCGCTGGCAAGAGCGATATGAATTTATTTTCCGCGATGGCTACTCTCTGGCATCGCAACACCCGCCGCTACGGCGGATATGTGGTGCATTTCGGCGTGGCACTGGTGGTGATCGGAATTCTCGGCACTCCCTTCAACAAGGAAGTCGAGAAGGAGATGGGATTCAACGACAAGATTTTAATCGGTCCTTACACGCTGGTCTGCCAGTCCTATACGCAGGACGACAATCCCAACTACGGGAATGAGTGGGCAATCATCAACGTGTTCCGCGGCGGCAAGCAGATCACGACCATGTATCCCGAGCGCCGCTTCTACAAATCCAGCGGACAGCCGCAGACCCTACCCAGAATTTATCCCAGCTTCAAGGAAGACTTCCTGCTGGTGACCGACCTGTACCTCGTCTATGAAGGCATCAACGAAACGACGGGGCGACCGATTATCAAAGCGCACGTCAACCCGATGGTGCCGTGGATCTGGACGGGATTGATCGTGATGGTGTTTGGGACAATCCTCGCGCTGGTGCCGAATGCGTCGACTGTGCGCGTGGCCGCGCCCGTTCCAGTACGATCGCCTGCGACGGTAGGAGCGGGTGACTGAGATGAAACCTTCATCACTCATTCGGCGAATCGCGCAACTTGCCGTTGTAACCCTGGCGATCTTTCTCTTTATGGGCGCCGGCGACGATGCCCGGTTCAACAAACTGGGCCACAGCATGATGTGCACATGCGGATGCGGACAGGTACTCCTCGAGTGCAACCACGTGGGCTGCCAGTCGTCGGACAAGATGCGCAACGAATTGCTGGCGGCGCTGGACCGCGGCGACAATAACGATCTGATCCTGCAAGGCTTCGTCCAGAACTACGGTCCGACGGTGATTGCCGCTCCGACCGCTACCGGATTCAATCAGGTTGCATGGATCATGCCCTTCGTCGCTTTAGCTTTGGGCATTACGTTTGTCGTCATGGTGGTGCGCGCGTGGAAGAACAAGCCTTCACCCGCGCTGGCCGATGGCATCGTGATTCCGCACGGCGGCGAGCTGGATGATTTCAAGCGCCGGGCTCGACAGGAGACCGACCTATGATTCTCTACGTCTGCGCTGCCGTCACCGCTGCCGCGATCTACTACGTATTTTTCTATCCGGGCGAAGTCTATGCCGGGCCGGAAAAGACGCGGCTCATCTACCTTCGCGAACGCAAAGAAGCGGTCTACGAAAACCTGCGCGACCTGAATTTTGAATTGAAGGCCGGCAAGATCCCTGACGCCGACTATCAATCGATGCGCGCTTCGCTCGAAGAAGAAGCAGCGGCGATCATGGCGGAGATCGCGCGGTTGGAACAAGCCTCGGCGGCGATGCCGTCTCATATCTAGATTTGAAGTATCCAGAATTGATGCACCGAATCGAAAGGAATGGACTTGACGAAATTCGCAAAGTCCCTCGTAGCTCTCGCGCTCCTGACAATCGCATCTCTCGCGGCCGCACAATCTTGGTCTGGCACGGTCACCAACGGCACCACCGGCAAGCCCGCGTCCGGCGACGAGGTAATCCTGATCAACCTCTCGAACGGCATGGAAGTGGCTGCCAAGACTAAGGCCGACAGCGCCGGGAAATTCAGTTTCAAGCTGACCGATAGCGGCGGACCGCACCTGATCCGCGCCATTCACCAGGACGTCACCTACCACCAGATGGCGCCTCCGGGTACGAACACGGTCGAAGTCCAGGTCTATGACGTGGCGCGCAAAATCGCCGACCTGAGCATGACCGCGGACGTACTGCGTTTCGAAGCCGAAGGCAACGAACTCCATGGCAAGCGTTTGTTTGCGGTCAATAACGGGTCGGTTCCGGCGAAGACGCAGATGAACGACCACAACTTTGAGTTCTTCCTGCCGGAGGGCGCGAAGATCGAGTCGGTGCAAGCAAAAGCTCCCAACGGACAGCCCATTGCCGCCGAAGCCACTCCGCAATCGGAGAAGAATCGCTACGCGATCGCCTTCCCTATCCGCCCCGGAGAAACACAGTTTCAGGTCGAGTACACGATGGCCTATTCGGGATCGCTCAAGGTCGATCCCAAGCCGCAATATCCGGCGCAGCACCTGGTGGTGGTGATTCCGAAATCGATGCAATTCACGGCCGCGAACCCGGCTCAATTCCAATCCATGCAAGATCCCAGCCAGGGGGACACGGTAGTACAGGTGGCGCAGCAAACGCAGCCTGGGCAGTCCCTGGGATTCACGGTCAGCGGGACGGGAACGATCTCTGAGTCGCCGGCGCAAACCGCTTCCGGGTCCGCACAGAGCCAAAGCCAGGGCGGAGGACGCGACAATCGGCCCGGCGGCGGACTTGGCGTGCCAATCGACGCGCCCGACGCGTTACAACAATATCGCTGGCCCATCCTGATCGGCTTCGCGCTGGCTCTGGCCGGCGGCGCATGGATGGTGATGAAGCGGCAGCCGGGAGCAGGCACGGCAACTCCAGCCTACGTCCCGGATCCGACCATGCCATCGCCAGTATCGGCGCCCACGCATTCCGTCGCGACCACCGCTCCTGCCGCGAAGTCCACCATGCTCCTCGAAGCGCTCAAGGAAGAAATGTTCCAGCTTGAACTGGAGCGGCGGCAAGGGAAAGTCACACCTGCCGAATACGAGAAAGCTAAAGCGGCGCTGGATCAAACGCTCGACCGCGCCGTGAAGCGGCAGAGCTAGAGAACAGGGCAGAGTTCTGAGGTCGGATTGCAGAGGTGACGCGCCGCCAGCGCTGTAAGCACTCACGTCTGCAATCCCTATGATCCCCCGAACCGCCGCTCAATCCAAAGGCAGCCCGCCCGCATCTAATACAGCAAGAGGCTTCGTCTATGGGTAACACCTTTAAAACCGCATTTCTTTTGACCGCAATGACGCTGTTGCTGATGTTTGCGGGCCGTGCTTTTGGCGGCCAACGCGGCATGCTGATGGCGCTGATCTTTGCCGCCGTCATGAATTTTGTTTCGTACTTCTTCTCCGACAAGATTGCACTGGCGATGTACCGGGCGCAGCCGATCTCGCGCGAGCAATTGCCACGCGTCTACAACATTGTGGAACGGCTGGCGCAAAAAGTCGGCTTGCCGATGCCCAAGGTCTACTTGATCCCGAACGATTCTCCGAACGCTTTCGCCACGGGACGCAATCCGAATCATGCGTCGGTCGCGGTCACGCAAGGAATCCTCGGATTGCTCAGCGATGACGAACTGGAAGGCGTCCTGGCACACGAACTGGGGCACGTTCGGAATCGTGACATCCTGATCAGTTCGGTCGCCGCCACCATCGCGGGCGCAATCACCTACCTTGCCCACATCGCGCAGTGGGGAATGATTTTTGGCGGTTACGGCGGGGATCGCAACGAACGCCGCGGAGGTGGAGGCCTGGCCGGGCTATTGATGATCTTCCTGGCTCCGCTCGCTGCCAGCCTGATTCAGCTCGCCGTCTCACGCTCGCGTGAGTATTCCGCTGACGAGACTGGTGCGCATTGGACGGGCAATCCGTACGCTCTGGCGAGCGCCCTGGCCAAGATCGACGCCTACTCTCGCCGCATGCCGCTGACAGCGACCGCGTCGACCGCGCACCTGTTCATCATCGCCCCATTCCTGGGTGGAGTGAATTTTGGCAGCCTGTTCTCGACCCATCCTCCGACCGCCAAGCGCATCGAGCGGCTGACGGGGCGGCCAGCGGAATTTACTCAGTAAGAGTTCTCAGTTCCCAGTTCCCAGTTCTCGGTTCTCGGTTCTCAGTGAAAACCACTCTACGGTGGGTCTCGTCGAAGCCGCCGGCAGAGGGCCTTTACTGAGAACCGAGAACCGGGGACCGAGAACTGGTTCTAATGACATTGGTAACCGCGCCTTCCCTCACCCTCATAGTAAAATCAGCCTCAATGGCTCCCCAAACAATGGTAGCGACATCCCGCCGCGCGGCGGATCTGGAACGTGCTTTGCGCAGCGTGATTCGCGGGCAGGACGAGGTTCTCCGCCTGGCCCTGGTCTCGATTTTCGCCAAGGGTCATCTGCTCATTGAAGGGGCTCCGGGAGTTGGCAAGACCACGCTCGGACAGTCGCTTGCACGGGCCATTGATTGCACTTTTCAGCGCGTCCAGTTCACCAGCGATATGTTGCCGTCCGACGTGCTGGGGATTTCGATTTACTCTGCGATCGAACAGAAATTCGAATTCAAACGCGGGCCAGTTTTTGCCAACGTGCTGCTGGCCGATGAAATCAATCGCACCACGCCCAAGACGCAGTCTGCACTGCTCGAAGCGATGAACGAAGGGCAAGTTACGATGGACGCTTTTTCGTATCCCCTGCCCCAACCGTTTCTCGTGATCGCGACGCAGAATCCGATCGAGCACCACGGGACTTATCCCCTGCCGGAATCGCAACTCGACCGTTTTCTGATGCGGGTGCGCATGGGATATCCCGAGGGCGACACCGAGCGCGAAATCCTGCGCTCCGAGGCGGGCACATCAAAACTCGAACAATTGCGCCCCGTGCTCAATGCAGCCGACGTGCTTGAGATTCAGCAGGCCGTCCGTCAAGTACACGTGGACGAAGCGCTCATCACGTATGCGCTCGCGATCGTGCGCAAGACGCGCGAGTCCGATCATCTTTCATTGGGCGTATCGCCGCGCGGATCGCAGATGTTCTACCACGCCGCCCAGGCGATGGCCTTCCTCGACGGCCGCGATTACTGCACTCCAGAAGACTTCAAGCCGCTCGCAGTCGCGATCCTGGCCCACCGCGTGGTGGTCAGTTCTCTCTATGCTTCGACACTGAAGAAGTCAGAACAGGCCGAGCAGGTCATCCGCGAGATTGTGGAGAGCGTGCCGGTGCCGGTGTAGTAGAACAGTGGTTAGTGGTTAGTGCGACGCATCCGCTTTACTCCCCGACGGCGATCTTCTCGGCACCCGGCTGCAGACTCGACAGCCTCGAAATTGCCGCCACCATCATCCCGGAAAGAAATTGCATGGTTGCGACGTCGTTCTGATCGAACGCGTTCGGCATCGATGAGAGCACTTCGAATACGCCGAGCGTCCGCCGGTAGTGGCGAAGAGGTGCAACTAGGATGGAACGCACGCCGAGATGACGGCAGGTGGCGAGATCCACTCTCGGGTTAAATTCCGTATCGGGGCACAACATTACTTCGCCGGTACGCACGCATTCAGCCGACAGTCCGCGATCAGTTTGCAGGCGGCATCCGATATCCGGAGCGGTGCGGCCGGTGCGGGCGCGGCAGATGATTTCGTTGCCTCGGCGCAAGGCGATCGCAGCGCCGGAAGCGCCGGTCATGGCCTGGGCTTTTTCCGCGATGACGCTGATGCCGGGCTCAAGATCGAGTTCGCCGGGATCGATCCGCGGA
Coding sequences:
- a CDS encoding CDP-alcohol phosphatidyltransferase family protein, encoding MNIRQILTAPNQLTLLRMIFLPFIVINLVGHHFVWALVLFVLAGLSDGLDGLLARTLHQQTQLGQYLDPIADKLLMSTMFLVLSIEYRALVPWKYTVVVFSRDISILLISGVLFMIAGLKDFRPSIFGKANTFAQVAAIFFTLLLLVMPVVWVDIARKTFLKATFLFTILSAVHYAFLVQHRLREHGHHSEPKT
- a CDS encoding cysteine--tRNA ligase — encoded protein: MGLHLYNTLSAKVEEFQPLQPNRVRMYACGPTVYDYGHIGNFRTFIAVDLLYRFLRQSGYDVRYVMNITDVDDKIIRNAARDGVTVQQYTAKYEQAFLEDSNVLNIERPVLVRATEHIPQMAEFIGKLVEKGIAYRTEDGSYYFRIAKFPEYGKLSKKDFAGMEDGARVDVDEYEKDSARDFALWKAPKPGEASWDTAIGPGRPGWHIECSVMSMGELGPSFDLHAGGEDLIFPHHENEIAQSEALTCQPFARFWFHARFLLVEGEKMSKSLGNFFTIRDLVLKGHKPSSIRWLLTSVPYRNQLNFTFEGLKSAASSVEKLRNFRFRLTSAPLQDDANAAMAQLASETVERIKGALDDDLNTAQAQAAIFDMVRKANAALEAGEVRKNDVPLLLGALEKFDGVFSVLQDDDQQKMRAILDWAKSVGREQEASPELLAIAGSTQLSDDQVNQKIAEMEAARKSRNFKVSDTLRAELTAAGIIVENTKEGVRWRRK
- the gatA gene encoding Asp-tRNA(Asn)/Glu-tRNA(Gln) amidotransferase subunit GatA; the protein is MPTVLTIDGIRNSIAERSTTATALAEEFYTRIKQEDPEIGAFLTLSKERAHVRAAKIDRIAEAGNPLPPLAGVPVAIKDVMVTRDVRTTAGSKILEKFIPPYDCTAVARMEAAGAVVLGKLNCDEFAMGSSNENSAYHPVHNPRDKSRVPGGSSGGSAAAVAASMAVVTLGSDTGGSIRQPASFCGVVGLKPTYGRVSRYGLIAFASSLDHIGPFANTVKEAALVLRTIAGRDPMDSTSADVPVPDYVAELEKPVKGLKVGIAKEYFGDGLDPEVRVAVETAIQKLADMECEIVPISLPHTEYAVPTYYIVATAEASSNLARYDGVRYGFRTHNARTLSDMYRQTRDGGFGMEVKRRIMLGTYVLSAGYYDAYYLKAQKVRTLITHDFDEAFKKVDVIAAPTCPTPAFRLGEKVNDPLAMYLADIYTVTANLAGIPGISVPCGESGEKLPIGLQLFGKHFDEATLLRVAHAYEQARGLL
- the gatC gene encoding Asp-tRNA(Asn)/Glu-tRNA(Gln) amidotransferase subunit GatC is translated as MKVTDKDVAYVADLANLELTADERTRMLHDLNSILEYIDRLSELNTEEIAPMAQVASSVGPHDTHAGHERPSSPMREDVRYGLRDSLPHETALKNAPETDGTFFEVPKVIER
- a CDS encoding SET domain-containing protein-lysine N-methyltransferase, whose amino-acid sequence is MALILRESRIHSCGCYTTAAIRKGTLVVEYIGERLSNEQADDLYDDVPMTYLFGLDSGKHVVDGYGVAAFINHSCQPNCETDIIAGHVWIIALRDIKSGEELTYDYCLFDGEDDAPCYCRMPRCRGSMYSAAHLRKIAKKRAKVAAAAAAVAL
- a CDS encoding cupin domain-containing protein, producing MELTRRKACLSLALLSQVSAWASQLPSLKSKTYRFEDLAVQKEKEAAYRDILEGRTHTGDYLEAHETVLEPNAMPHPPHRHAGEELFVISSGTLEVTIAGKPATLGPGSAFFIASNEEHSIRNIGSGPAQYFGITLGEKA
- a CDS encoding DUF721 domain-containing protein, with product MERTANRLETIVAKALHLAPSQESPLLAWPVACGSAVAERTRAIAFSDGILYVEVSDRGWRQELSSLAPRYLAVVNRYSASPVRRIEFVVKS